One part of the Brevundimonas subvibrioides ATCC 15264 genome encodes these proteins:
- a CDS encoding peroxiredoxin, giving the protein MTQIVEGAKAPAFDMPADGGGRAILAGPTVLYFYPKADTPGCTNEAKDFTDHAEAFAAAGVTVIGVSKDPVKKLEKFKAKYDLKVTLASDEETGVTEAYGVWVEKSMYGKTYMGIERATFLIDGSGTVRQVWRKVSVKGHAEAVLAAAKTL; this is encoded by the coding sequence ATGACCCAGATCGTTGAAGGCGCAAAGGCCCCCGCGTTCGACATGCCCGCCGATGGCGGCGGTCGTGCCATCCTGGCCGGGCCGACCGTGCTGTATTTCTACCCGAAGGCGGACACGCCGGGCTGCACCAATGAGGCAAAGGACTTCACCGACCACGCCGAGGCCTTCGCTGCCGCCGGGGTGACGGTCATCGGCGTCTCGAAAGACCCGGTGAAGAAGCTTGAGAAGTTCAAGGCCAAGTACGATCTGAAGGTCACCCTGGCCTCCGACGAGGAAACAGGCGTCACCGAGGCCTACGGCGTCTGGGTCGAAAAGAGCATGTACGGCAAGACCTACATGGGGATCGAGCGCGCCACCTTCCTGATCGACGGGTCCGGCACGGTCCGCCAGGTGTGGCGCAAGGTGTCGGTCAAGGGGCATGCCGAGGCCGTTCTCGCAGCCGCGAAGACACTCTGA
- the sufB gene encoding Fe-S cluster assembly protein SufB, which yields MAAVQETIDAVAALEKYEHGFTSDIETEYAPRGLSADIVRFISEKKGEPEWMLEWRLAAYERWLAMEEPTWASVKYEPVDYQSLFYYAAPKKKDGPKSLDEVDPEILAIYAKLGIPLGEQAVLAGVEGAPRYAVDAVFDSVSVVTTFKAELAKVGVIFMPISEALREYPDLVRQYLGSVVPVSDNYFAALNSAVFSDGSFVYIPPGVRCPMELSTYFRINASQTGQFERTLIIADKGSYVSYLEGCTAPMRDENQLHAAVVELVALDDAEIKYSTVQNWYPGDAEGKGGIYNFVTKRADCRGDRSKVSWTQVETGSAVTWKYPSCVLRGEDSSGEFYSIAITNGHQQADTGTKMIHLGKNSKSRIIAKAVSAGKSDSTYRGLVSVHPKATGVRNFTQCDSLLIGGDCGSHTVPYIEARNGSAQLEHEATTTRLSDDQLFYAQQRGLSQEEAVALLVNGFVRDVMQKLPMEFAVEAQKLVAISLEGSVG from the coding sequence ATGGCCGCCGTTCAGGAAACCATCGACGCCGTCGCCGCGCTGGAGAAGTACGAGCACGGCTTCACCAGCGATATCGAGACCGAATACGCCCCGCGCGGGCTGAGCGCCGACATCGTTCGCTTCATCTCCGAGAAGAAGGGCGAACCGGAGTGGATGCTGGAATGGCGCCTCGCCGCCTATGAGCGCTGGCTGGCGATGGAGGAGCCGACCTGGGCCTCGGTGAAATACGAGCCGGTCGATTACCAGTCGCTGTTCTACTACGCCGCGCCGAAGAAGAAGGATGGGCCCAAGTCGCTGGACGAGGTCGACCCGGAAATCCTTGCCATCTACGCCAAGCTGGGGATCCCGCTGGGCGAGCAGGCGGTGCTGGCCGGCGTCGAGGGCGCGCCCCGCTACGCCGTGGACGCCGTGTTCGACAGCGTCAGCGTGGTCACCACCTTCAAGGCCGAGCTGGCCAAGGTCGGCGTCATTTTCATGCCGATTTCCGAGGCCTTGCGGGAATATCCGGATCTTGTGCGGCAATATCTGGGATCGGTCGTGCCGGTCTCGGACAACTATTTCGCGGCGCTCAACAGCGCGGTCTTTTCGGACGGGTCGTTTGTCTACATCCCGCCGGGCGTGCGCTGCCCGATGGAGCTGTCGACCTATTTCCGCATCAATGCGAGCCAGACAGGCCAGTTCGAGCGCACCCTGATCATCGCCGACAAGGGCTCTTACGTCAGCTACCTCGAGGGCTGCACCGCCCCGATGCGCGACGAGAACCAACTGCACGCGGCCGTGGTCGAGCTGGTCGCGCTGGACGACGCCGAGATCAAATATTCGACGGTCCAGAACTGGTACCCCGGCGACGCCGAGGGCAAGGGTGGCATCTACAACTTCGTCACCAAGCGCGCCGACTGCCGGGGTGACCGGTCCAAGGTCAGCTGGACGCAGGTCGAGACCGGCTCGGCCGTGACCTGGAAATACCCGTCCTGCGTCCTGCGCGGCGAGGACAGCTCGGGCGAGTTCTATTCGATCGCCATCACCAACGGACATCAGCAGGCCGACACCGGCACCAAGATGATCCATCTGGGCAAGAACTCGAAGAGCCGGATCATCGCCAAGGCGGTGTCGGCGGGCAAGTCGGACTCGACCTATCGCGGCCTGGTCTCGGTGCATCCCAAGGCGACGGGGGTGCGCAACTTCACCCAGTGCGACAGCCTTCTGATCGGCGGCGACTGCGGCAGCCACACCGTGCCCTATATCGAGGCCCGCAACGGCTCGGCCCAGCTGGAACACGAGGCGACGACGACGCGCCTGTCCGACGACCAGCTGTTCTACGCCCAGCAGCGGGGCCTGTCGCAGGAGGAGGCGGTGGCCCTGCTGGTCAACGGCTTCGTCCGCGACGTCATGCAGAAGCTGCCGATGGAGTTCGCCGTCGAGGCGCAGAAGCTGGTGGCGATCAGTCTCGAAGGCTCGGTCGGATAA
- a CDS encoding DOMON-like domain-containing protein — protein sequence MRATLIPHVPETHVYPEAISVEFEREGGLLWLRFIIDDNPDFIAWPGDAPVGRADELWKHTCFEAFVTTDDGYREFNLSPSGQWASYRFDGYREGMRPADEVCVVEGLDGGRDYVALEGRIELPVEPRRLGLSAVIETVDGARTYWALAHPSDKPDFHHPDSFVLDLP from the coding sequence ATGCGCGCCACGCTGATACCCCATGTCCCCGAGACGCACGTCTATCCCGAGGCGATCTCGGTCGAGTTCGAGCGGGAGGGTGGCCTGCTGTGGCTGAGGTTCATCATCGACGACAATCCGGATTTCATCGCCTGGCCGGGCGATGCGCCCGTCGGGCGGGCTGACGAACTCTGGAAACACACCTGTTTCGAGGCGTTTGTGACGACAGACGACGGCTACCGCGAGTTCAACCTTTCGCCATCGGGCCAGTGGGCCAGCTATCGGTTCGACGGGTATCGCGAGGGCATGCGCCCGGCCGACGAGGTCTGCGTGGTCGAGGGGCTGGACGGAGGCCGCGATTACGTCGCCCTCGAAGGCCGCATCGAACTGCCTGTCGAGCCCCGGCGTCTGGGCCTATCCGCCGTCATCGAGACCGTCGACGGCGCGAGGACGTATTGGGCCCTGGCCCATCCGTCCGATAAGCCTGACTTCCACCATCCCGATTCCTTCGTTCTGGACCTGCCATGA
- a CDS encoding M23 family metallopeptidase, translating into MDEDQGAVRRSFIGRWFPERHVYLRSNGDTRGYVLTSGRQMMLAVAGVFLAGWTLLASGGFIFDMVARSRADDEIVRARAASERLNADLQARLETAVVRMSATTGGLDEMAGMVERRHAALTRVMTMFQGVQGAEAVLTPATPPAPGQARPIQRIVAVRMDQERLIERAGDFAQTRAERLRLAFRLAGLNPAVYGANGSALGGPLIEAGDPKALATILDVDEPFAVRIRHAADNLTDMRRLADAAEGLPFNRPTQARTTSGFGVRFDPFNGRPAVHQGQDFAAPLNTPIYSTAPGIVSFAGVRSGYGNTIEIDHGHGFKTRFAHLNSMAVQPGQRIALGQRIGAMGTTGRSTGVHLHYEVWMDGRPQNPARFFRAGDQIVQ; encoded by the coding sequence ATGGATGAGGATCAGGGAGCCGTCAGGCGCTCCTTCATCGGTCGCTGGTTTCCCGAACGTCATGTTTATCTCCGTTCCAACGGCGATACGCGTGGATATGTTCTGACCAGTGGACGACAGATGATGCTGGCAGTGGCCGGTGTCTTCCTGGCGGGCTGGACGCTGCTGGCGTCCGGGGGCTTCATCTTCGACATGGTCGCCAGAAGCCGCGCCGACGACGAGATCGTCCGCGCCAGGGCCGCATCCGAGCGGCTCAACGCCGACCTTCAGGCCCGGCTGGAAACGGCCGTCGTCCGCATGTCGGCCACGACGGGCGGCCTCGACGAGATGGCCGGCATGGTCGAGCGGCGTCACGCCGCGCTGACACGCGTCATGACCATGTTCCAGGGCGTACAGGGCGCGGAGGCCGTGCTGACACCCGCCACCCCGCCGGCACCCGGACAGGCCCGCCCCATCCAGCGCATCGTCGCCGTTCGCATGGACCAGGAACGTCTGATCGAGCGAGCGGGCGATTTCGCCCAGACCCGGGCCGAACGTCTGCGTCTGGCCTTCCGCCTCGCCGGCCTGAACCCGGCCGTCTACGGGGCCAACGGATCGGCCCTCGGGGGGCCGCTGATCGAGGCGGGCGATCCCAAGGCGCTGGCGACCATTCTCGACGTCGACGAGCCCTTCGCGGTCCGGATCCGACACGCCGCCGACAACCTGACCGACATGCGCCGGCTGGCGGATGCCGCCGAAGGCCTGCCTTTCAACCGACCGACCCAGGCCCGCACGACATCGGGCTTCGGCGTCCGCTTCGATCCGTTCAACGGCCGTCCGGCGGTGCATCAGGGCCAGGACTTCGCCGCCCCGCTGAACACGCCGATCTACTCGACCGCGCCCGGCATCGTGTCTTTTGCCGGGGTGCGTTCAGGGTATGGAAACACCATCGAGATAGACCACGGACACGGCTTCAAGACCCGTTTCGCCCATCTGAACTCCATGGCCGTCCAGCCCGGCCAGCGCATCGCGCTGGGCCAGAGGATCGGGGCCATGGGCACGACGGGCCGATCCACCGGCGTCCACCTGCACTATGAGGTGTGGATGGACGGCCGACCCCAGAACCCCGCGCGCTTCTTCCGAGCAGGAGACCAGATTGTTCAATAA
- the tyrS gene encoding tyrosine--tRNA ligase has translation MSDTSFQSDFLKTLQARGYIHQVTHPAELDAAAKAGVVAGYIGFDATAPSLHVGSLIQIMMLRRLQQAGGRPVVIMGGGTTKVGDPTGKDASRPQLTDETIQSNIASIKTVFEKFLVFGDGPTDAVMIDNDEWLSKYGYVEFLRDYGTHFTVNRMLAFDSVKLRLEREQPMTFLEFNYMLMQSVDFLELNRRHNVTLQMGGSDQWGNIVSGVDLVRRVDHKAAFGLTTPLLTTASGGKMGKTAQGAVWLNAEQLSPYDYWQFWRNAEDADVGKFMKLFTDLPLEEVARFEALQGADINEAKKALADAATTLLHGAEAAAAARAAAEGAFERGTLSTDLPTIDLPSGEVIGAMLAAVATRAGLTASNGEARRLAQGGGLRLNDEAIADGARLIEASDVNADGVIKLAAGKKKLMLVRPI, from the coding sequence ATGAGCGACACATCTTTCCAGTCCGACTTCCTGAAGACCCTGCAGGCGCGCGGCTATATCCATCAGGTCACCCATCCGGCCGAGCTGGATGCGGCGGCGAAAGCCGGCGTCGTCGCCGGCTACATCGGCTTCGACGCCACCGCGCCCTCCCTGCACGTCGGCAGCCTGATCCAGATCATGATGCTGCGCCGCCTCCAGCAGGCCGGCGGCCGGCCCGTGGTCATCATGGGTGGGGGCACGACCAAGGTCGGCGACCCGACCGGCAAGGACGCGTCGCGCCCGCAGCTGACCGACGAGACGATCCAGTCGAACATCGCCTCCATCAAGACGGTGTTCGAGAAATTCCTCGTCTTCGGCGACGGCCCGACCGACGCCGTCATGATCGACAACGACGAATGGCTGTCGAAATACGGCTACGTCGAGTTCCTGCGCGACTACGGCACGCATTTCACCGTCAACCGGATGCTGGCCTTCGACTCGGTCAAGCTGCGGCTGGAACGCGAGCAGCCGATGACCTTCCTCGAGTTCAACTACATGCTGATGCAGTCGGTGGACTTCCTCGAGCTGAACCGGCGCCACAACGTCACCCTGCAGATGGGCGGGTCCGACCAGTGGGGCAACATCGTCTCGGGCGTCGATCTGGTGCGCCGCGTGGACCACAAGGCCGCCTTCGGCCTCACGACCCCCCTCCTGACGACCGCCTCGGGCGGCAAGATGGGCAAGACCGCGCAAGGGGCCGTGTGGCTGAACGCCGAACAGCTGAGCCCGTACGACTACTGGCAGTTCTGGCGCAACGCCGAGGACGCCGACGTCGGCAAGTTCATGAAGCTGTTCACGGACCTGCCGCTGGAAGAGGTCGCCCGGTTCGAGGCCCTGCAGGGCGCGGACATCAACGAGGCCAAGAAGGCGCTCGCGGACGCGGCCACGACCCTGCTGCACGGGGCGGAGGCGGCCGCTGCCGCCCGCGCGGCGGCCGAAGGGGCCTTCGAGCGCGGCACCCTGTCCACCGACCTGCCGACCATCGACCTGCCGTCCGGCGAGGTGATCGGGGCCATGCTGGCCGCCGTCGCCACGCGCGCCGGCCTGACCGCCTCCAACGGCGAGGCCCGTCGCCTGGCCCAGGGCGGAGGCCTGCGACTGAATGACGAGGCGATCGCCGACGGTGCACGCCTTATCGAGGCGTCCGACGTCAACGCCGACGGCGTGATCAAACTGGCCGCCGGCAAGAAAAAGCTGATGCTCGTCCGCCCCATCTGA
- the prfB gene encoding peptide chain release factor 2 (programmed frameshift) produces MRPDVEAMKADIEQSVALLRRRLDWDVANRKLDELNARVEDPTLWNDPDAAQAVSRERSRLKTQIDTVLEMESGLEEGVMLADMADEEGDEATLEEARAALKAIKDRASRAELEALLSGEADGNDAYLEVNSGAGGTESCDWAGMLLRMYSRWAKAHGYEVQIEASEDGDQAGIKSATILVTGPNAYGWLKSESGVHRLVRISPYDAAAKRHTSFASVGVSPVVDDTIEIDINPADVRTDTYRASGSGGQHINKTDSAVRLTHIPTNTVVACQAGRSQHQNREQAWKMLRGRLYELELQKREAAAQALADAKTDIGWGHQIRSYVLQPYQMVKDLRTEVETSDTQGVLDGDLDAFMGAALAARVGETRGSTVE; encoded by the exons ATGAGACCGGATGTCGAGGCCATGAAGGCCGACATCGAGCAGAGCGTCGCTCTGCTCAGGAGGCGTCTT GACTGGGATGTCGCCAACCGAAAGCTCGATGAGCTGAACGCGCGGGTCGAGGACCCGACGCTGTGGAACGATCCCGATGCGGCCCAGGCCGTCAGCCGCGAACGCTCGCGCCTCAAGACTCAGATCGACACCGTCCTGGAGATGGAATCGGGCCTGGAAGAGGGCGTGATGCTGGCCGACATGGCCGACGAGGAGGGCGACGAGGCGACGCTGGAAGAAGCCCGCGCGGCCTTGAAGGCGATCAAGGACCGGGCATCCCGGGCCGAGCTGGAAGCCCTGCTGTCCGGTGAGGCGGACGGCAACGACGCCTATCTGGAAGTCAATTCGGGCGCCGGCGGCACCGAAAGCTGCGACTGGGCCGGCATGCTGCTGCGCATGTATTCCCGCTGGGCCAAGGCCCACGGCTATGAGGTCCAGATCGAGGCCTCGGAAGACGGCGACCAGGCCGGGATCAAGTCGGCGACCATTCTGGTTACCGGCCCGAACGCCTACGGCTGGCTGAAGTCCGAGTCCGGGGTTCACCGGCTGGTGCGCATCAGCCCCTATGACGCGGCCGCCAAGCGGCACACCTCGTTCGCGTCCGTGGGCGTTTCGCCCGTCGTGGACGACACGATCGAGATCGACATCAACCCCGCCGACGTCCGCACCGACACCTATCGGGCGTCGGGATCGGGCGGGCAGCACATCAACAAGACGGATTCGGCCGTCCGCCTGACGCACATCCCGACCAACACCGTGGTGGCCTGTCAGGCCGGCCGCTCACAGCACCAGAACCGGGAACAGGCCTGGAAGATGCTGCGCGGGCGGCTGTACGAGCTGGAACTGCAGAAGCGCGAGGCCGCGGCCCAGGCCCTGGCGGACGCCAAGACCGATATCGGCTGGGGTCACCAGATCCGCAGCTACGTCCTTCAGCCCTACCAGATGGTCAAGGACCTGCGGACCGAGGTCGAGACCTCGGACACCCAGGGCGTTCTGGACGGCGACCTCGATGCCTTCATGGGCGCGGCCCTGGCGGCGCGTGTGGGCGAGACGCGCGGGTCGACGGTGGAGTAG
- a CDS encoding Rrf2 family transcriptional regulator, giving the protein MRLSTKGRYAVMAMADLARNGQGEGAEGRAVSLAEIATRQEISLSYLEQLFARLRKSGLVRSVRGPGGGYRLAKTAGETVVSEIVLAVDEPIRATRCAAHSSPRGCMMAGERCITHNLWEDLGDEIHRYLASVSLEDVIMNRTGPRRPVAAAAGIGVAA; this is encoded by the coding sequence ATGCGACTGTCGACCAAGGGACGATATGCCGTGATGGCGATGGCCGATCTGGCCCGCAACGGACAGGGCGAGGGGGCCGAGGGCCGCGCCGTGTCCCTGGCCGAGATTGCGACACGCCAAGAGATTTCATTGAGTTATCTGGAACAGCTGTTCGCCCGCCTGCGGAAAAGCGGTCTGGTCCGCAGTGTGCGCGGGCCCGGCGGCGGGTATCGGCTGGCCAAGACGGCGGGCGAGACCGTTGTGTCGGAAATCGTTCTGGCGGTCGACGAGCCGATCCGCGCGACCCGGTGCGCGGCCCATTCCTCGCCGCGGGGCTGCATGATGGCGGGTGAACGCTGCATCACCCACAATCTGTGGGAAGACCTTGGCGACGAGATCCACCGCTATCTGGCCAGCGTCTCGCTGGAAGACGTCATCATGAACCGGACGGGGCCGCGGCGCCCGGTTGCGGCCGCGGCCGGCATCGGGGTGGCGGCATGA
- a CDS encoding bactofilin family protein, translating to MFNKTKSPATPDRSSNAAPIPPLPDLPSPGVSRSAAPSPAPSPIASSRGLSTLSSDLQFEGHVSGAGDLQVDGSIKGDVRVGRLIVGETGAIEGNVTADYLEVRGRIVGGVSGKQVKLVSTAYVDGDITAEQLSIDIGAYFQGRVLQSRREAPAAVAPAPRPAQPAFEAPPAPAPAPAEPAPQVIDLKSV from the coding sequence TTGTTCAATAAGACGAAATCCCCCGCCACGCCCGACCGTTCGTCGAACGCCGCCCCCATTCCGCCGCTGCCCGACCTGCCCTCGCCGGGCGTGAGCCGGTCGGCCGCGCCCTCGCCCGCCCCGTCGCCGATCGCGTCCTCGCGCGGCCTGTCGACCCTGTCGTCGGACCTGCAGTTCGAGGGCCATGTTTCCGGGGCCGGCGACCTTCAGGTCGACGGCTCGATCAAGGGCGACGTCCGCGTCGGCCGTCTGATCGTGGGCGAGACCGGGGCCATCGAAGGCAATGTCACGGCCGACTACCTCGAGGTTCGCGGCCGCATCGTCGGTGGCGTGTCCGGCAAACAGGTGAAGCTGGTCTCCACGGCCTATGTCGACGGCGACATCACGGCCGAGCAGCTGTCGATCGACATCGGTGCCTATTTCCAGGGCCGGGTCCTGCAGAGCCGCCGCGAAGCCCCGGCCGCCGTCGCGCCCGCGCCCCGGCCGGCCCAGCCGGCCTTCGAAGCCCCGCCCGCTCCGGCCCCCGCGCCCGCCGAGCCCGCGCCGCAGGTCATCGACCTGAAGTCGGTCTGA
- a CDS encoding alpha/beta hydrolase, with amino-acid sequence MPEVILPGASGRIEGRYSPGKRANAPIALILHPHPKAGGHMNNPVTVTLYQLFQKRGFATLRYNSRGVGKSQGEFDSGIGELADAATALDWLQSNNPAATQTWVAGYQFGAYIGMQLLMRRPETDGFISVSPPSNMYDFSFLAPCPASGLFLHGTADTIVPPVEVERVVNKLRTQKGIVIDYELEEGASHFWQDHIDAVDRRVGLYLDKRLEAEPA; translated from the coding sequence ATGCCTGAAGTCATCCTGCCCGGCGCCTCCGGTCGTATCGAGGGCCGCTACTCTCCCGGCAAGCGCGCCAATGCGCCCATCGCCCTGATCCTGCACCCCCACCCCAAGGCGGGCGGGCATATGAACAACCCGGTCACCGTGACCCTGTACCAGCTGTTCCAGAAGCGCGGTTTCGCGACCCTGCGCTACAACTCGCGCGGCGTGGGCAAGTCCCAGGGCGAGTTCGACTCGGGCATCGGCGAGCTGGCCGACGCGGCCACGGCGCTGGACTGGCTCCAGTCCAACAACCCTGCCGCCACCCAGACCTGGGTCGCCGGCTACCAGTTCGGGGCCTATATCGGCATGCAGCTCCTGATGCGCCGGCCCGAGACGGACGGCTTCATCTCGGTCTCGCCGCCCTCGAACATGTACGACTTCAGCTTCCTGGCCCCCTGCCCGGCGTCCGGCCTGTTCCTGCACGGCACGGCCGACACCATCGTGCCGCCGGTCGAGGTCGAGCGCGTGGTCAACAAGCTGCGCACCCAGAAGGGCATCGTCATCGACTACGAGCTGGAAGAAGGCGCCAGCCACTTCTGGCAGGACCACATCGACGCCGTGGACCGCCGCGTGGGTCTGTATCTGGACAAGCGCCTGGAAGCCGAACCGGCCTGA
- a CDS encoding exo-beta-N-acetylmuramidase NamZ family protein, with protein MKFGIDRLLSEPELQAALKERRVALVAHPASVTADLTHSIDALIAAGVTISAAFGPQHGMKGDLQDNMMESPDETDPVHGFPVFSLYGEVRRPTGPMMGTFDVVLIDLQDLGCRIYTFITTLLYVLEAAAEHGKEVWVLDRPNPAGRPVEGTTLVPGWESFVGAGPMPMRHGMTLGELGHWFIDHFKLDVAYRVIEMEGYHPDAGPGFGWPLGERAWINPSPNAPNLSMARAYPGTVMVEGATLSEGRGTTRPLELFGAPDIDARAVIAEMRALAPQWLDGCTLRDMWFEPTFHKHVGQLCSGVQIHVEGPHYDHAAFQPWRVQALGFKAIRRLYPDYDLWRDFPYEYAFGKLPIDVINGGPALREWVDDAAAAPGDLDAIAGRDEAAWIAAREPFLLYR; from the coding sequence ATGAAATTCGGCATCGACCGCCTGCTCTCCGAGCCCGAGCTCCAAGCCGCTCTGAAGGAGCGGCGGGTGGCGCTGGTGGCGCATCCGGCTTCGGTCACGGCGGACCTGACCCATTCGATCGATGCCCTGATCGCCGCCGGGGTGACCATCAGCGCCGCCTTCGGACCGCAGCACGGGATGAAGGGCGACTTGCAGGACAATATGATGGAGAGCCCGGACGAGACCGATCCGGTCCACGGCTTTCCGGTCTTCAGCCTGTACGGCGAGGTGCGCCGTCCGACCGGCCCTATGATGGGCACCTTCGACGTGGTGCTGATCGACCTGCAGGACCTGGGCTGCCGCATCTACACCTTCATCACGACCCTGCTGTACGTGCTGGAGGCCGCGGCCGAGCACGGCAAGGAGGTCTGGGTGCTGGACCGGCCCAACCCGGCCGGGCGGCCGGTCGAGGGCACCACCCTGGTACCGGGCTGGGAGAGCTTCGTCGGGGCCGGGCCGATGCCGATGCGGCACGGGATGACCCTGGGCGAGCTGGGCCACTGGTTCATCGACCACTTCAAGCTGGATGTGGCCTACCGGGTCATCGAAATGGAGGGCTATCACCCGGACGCGGGCCCCGGCTTCGGCTGGCCGCTGGGCGAGCGGGCCTGGATCAATCCCAGCCCCAACGCGCCGAACCTGTCGATGGCGCGGGCCTATCCCGGCACGGTGATGGTCGAGGGGGCGACGCTGTCGGAGGGCCGGGGCACGACCCGGCCGCTGGAGCTGTTCGGGGCCCCGGACATCGACGCCCGCGCCGTGATCGCCGAAATGCGGGCCCTGGCCCCTCAATGGCTGGACGGCTGTACCTTGCGCGACATGTGGTTCGAGCCGACCTTCCACAAACACGTCGGCCAGCTGTGTTCCGGCGTGCAGATCCACGTCGAGGGCCCGCACTATGACCACGCCGCCTTCCAGCCCTGGCGGGTCCAGGCGCTGGGCTTCAAGGCGATCCGGCGGCTGTATCCCGACTACGACCTGTGGCGGGACTTCCCGTATGAGTACGCCTTCGGCAAGCTGCCGATCGACGTGATCAACGGCGGACCTGCGCTGCGAGAATGGGTCGACGATGCAGCGGCGGCACCGGGCGATCTGGATGCGATCGCAGGACGGGACGAGGCGGCCTGGATCGCGGCGCGCGAGCCCTTCCTGCTGTATCGCTGA
- a CDS encoding cysteine desulfurase family protein codes for MSGVYLDYNASALVRPEVQAAMAEALADNGNPSAVHAAGRRARARVETARARVADLVGADAQSVIFSSGGTESNAQAIASALAAGFERLIVCASEHPCVAEAAMASGKPVKVLPVDARGVIDLGRLSELLRAPGKAVVAIHHANNESGVIQPIREAATLVREAGGWLHVDAIQSAGKIPVSMGALKADSLTLSAHKLGGPQGVGALVLGEGRAAVQIVRGAGQERGLRAGTENVPGIHGFGVAADCAARDLPLAEAHKAWRDAAEATVEAAGATILGKGAPRLPNTLFLSVVDWDSPQALIVLDLGGIMVSAGSACSSGKTKPSRTIVAMGRMDLATGGVRVSGGWGTTEDDWSRFAAAWTKAYETHRARQSARVKETA; via the coding sequence ATGAGCGGCGTCTATCTGGACTACAACGCCTCCGCTCTGGTGCGGCCCGAGGTGCAGGCGGCCATGGCCGAGGCCCTGGCCGACAACGGCAATCCGTCGGCCGTCCATGCGGCCGGGCGGCGGGCGCGGGCCCGGGTGGAGACCGCGCGGGCCCGGGTGGCCGATCTGGTCGGGGCGGATGCCCAGTCCGTGATCTTCTCCTCCGGCGGCACGGAATCGAACGCCCAGGCGATCGCCAGCGCGCTGGCGGCCGGGTTCGAGCGGCTGATCGTCTGCGCGTCCGAACATCCTTGCGTGGCCGAGGCGGCCATGGCCTCGGGCAAGCCGGTCAAGGTTCTGCCGGTGGACGCGCGGGGCGTGATCGATCTGGGCCGGCTGTCCGAACTGCTGCGGGCCCCCGGCAAGGCGGTCGTGGCGATCCACCATGCCAACAACGAAAGCGGCGTCATCCAGCCGATCCGCGAGGCCGCGACGCTGGTGCGCGAGGCCGGGGGCTGGCTGCACGTCGATGCGATCCAGTCGGCCGGCAAGATCCCCGTGTCGATGGGGGCCTTGAAGGCCGACAGCCTGACCCTGTCCGCGCACAAGCTGGGCGGGCCGCAGGGCGTGGGCGCGCTGGTTCTGGGCGAAGGCCGGGCGGCGGTGCAGATCGTGCGCGGGGCCGGGCAGGAACGCGGCCTGAGGGCCGGGACCGAGAACGTGCCGGGCATCCACGGCTTCGGCGTCGCGGCCGACTGCGCCGCGCGCGACCTGCCGCTGGCCGAGGCGCACAAGGCCTGGCGCGACGCGGCCGAGGCGACCGTCGAGGCGGCGGGGGCGACCATTTTAGGCAAGGGCGCGCCGCGTCTGCCCAACACCCTGTTCCTGTCGGTCGTCGACTGGGACAGCCCGCAGGCCCTGATCGTGCTGGATCTGGGCGGGATCATGGTCTCGGCGGGCAGCGCCTGTTCCTCGGGCAAGACCAAGCCCAGCCGGACGATCGTGGCCATGGGCCGGATGGACCTGGCGACCGGGGGCGTGCGGGTCTCGGGCGGCTGGGGCACCACGGAAGACGATTGGTCACGCTTCGCTGCGGCGTGGACCAAGGCATACGAGACACATCGCGCGCGTCAGTCCGCCCGCGTGAAGGAAACCGCGTAA